In the Corynebacterium gerontici genome, one interval contains:
- a CDS encoding GNAT family N-acetyltransferase has product MQVETLEIPGATLMPWSNLAQSENLDDIAVDLQRSCMDPATQEFTTVPKNYTLNMAFEFLRGDALRWAIMANDRYCGNIEVREDPRGYSVGYNLAPWARGKGLMRAALEAAAQWAWNQGIACLIIEIAPANVASQKVAEAVGAKLVEKGELLTYEYCPARGATPAAGGA; this is encoded by the coding sequence ATGCAGGTAGAAACACTTGAAATTCCCGGCGCCACCTTGATGCCATGGTCAAACCTTGCGCAGAGCGAAAACCTCGATGACATCGCCGTTGATCTACAGCGTTCTTGCATGGATCCCGCCACCCAGGAATTCACCACTGTGCCCAAAAATTACACCTTGAACATGGCCTTTGAGTTTTTGCGTGGAGATGCTCTGCGATGGGCAATCATGGCAAATGACCGTTACTGCGGAAACATTGAGGTCCGCGAGGATCCCAGGGGCTATTCGGTGGGGTACAACCTTGCACCGTGGGCGCGCGGGAAAGGTCTCATGCGCGCGGCGTTGGAAGCAGCGGCGCAGTGGGCGTGGAACCAAGGCATTGCTTGCCTCATCATTGAAATAGCTCCCGCCAACGTGGCATCGCAGAAAGTTGCCGAGGCCGTGGGAGCCAAGTTGGTGGAAAAAGGCGAGTTGCTCACCTACGAATATTGCCCTGCCCGAGGTGCCACTCCTGCGGCTGGGGGTGCCTGA